A single window of Candidatus Krumholzibacteriia bacterium DNA harbors:
- a CDS encoding FlgD immunoglobulin-like domain containing protein, with protein sequence MMMLRPRLVRTSEEVVRWPALVAVALMLLVADAVADPGPITAEARTDSVRVALVASGTQFAAGDTITVELEVPEAGLQFNAYDAYVEYDPGALTFLRADDLSDQEGPLMREACNQTFHVFDVASDSTYLEIHHSLLCSGTYLTGPGVIYRLRFLCRDVDTDTTLRLLRGSPTETRFFANGLFVTPLRTTDVQIRIGAGDVTATPPDAPRLELSAAPNPFNPRTTLRFELVSSASVDLRIYDLAGRHVRRLASGLHAAGEHRVLWDGCDRRGREVPSGVYLVRLRAGEWTATERLTLVR encoded by the coding sequence ATGATGATGCTTCGTCCGCGTCTCGTGCGGACGAGTGAGGAAGTCGTTCGCTGGCCGGCACTGGTCGCCGTGGCCCTGATGCTTCTGGTGGCCGATGCAGTCGCCGACCCCGGTCCGATCACGGCCGAGGCCCGGACCGACTCGGTCCGTGTCGCGCTCGTGGCGTCCGGCACCCAGTTCGCTGCGGGTGACACCATCACCGTGGAGCTGGAGGTTCCCGAGGCCGGGCTCCAGTTCAACGCCTACGACGCCTACGTCGAGTACGACCCCGGGGCTCTGACCTTCCTGCGGGCGGACGACCTGTCGGACCAGGAAGGACCACTGATGCGGGAAGCGTGCAATCAGACCTTCCATGTCTTCGACGTCGCTTCCGACAGCACCTACCTCGAGATCCATCACTCCCTTCTCTGCAGCGGTACGTATCTGACCGGTCCGGGCGTCATCTACCGTCTCCGCTTCCTCTGTCGTGACGTGGATACGGACACGACTCTGCGGCTGCTGCGAGGATCGCCGACGGAGACCCGTTTCTTCGCGAACGGCCTGTTCGTCACGCCCCTTCGGACGACCGACGTGCAGATCCGGATCGGAGCGGGAGACGTCACCGCGACCCCACCGGACGCACCGCGGTTGGAGCTGAGTGCCGCACCCAATCCGTTCAATCCACGAACGACTCTGCGATTCGAATTGGTGTCGTCGGCGTCCGTGGACCTGCGGATCTACGACCTCGCTGGTCGCCATGTCCGGCGACTCGCCTCGGGGCTCCATGCCGCCGGCGAGCACCGTGTTCTCTGGGACGGGTGCGACCGCAGGGGACGCGAAGTCCCCAGTGGCGTCTACCTCGTCCGGCTGCGGGCAGGGGAGTGGACGGCCACCGAGCGCCTGACCCTGGTGCGTTGA
- a CDS encoding cohesin domain-containing protein, whose translation DGTGAEPILPLSNAGWSSIGTVSAGDPRSFVDEPATRDFYYYAAVVYDGCGNASAVSGPTGGTLNYHLGDVTDGVVNGNGNNVVGSGDLSHLGFNYGATLPLGTSLNYLDVGPTSDFSVDGLPTTDDVVQFEDLMVFAMNFQAVSKRFDAPAPATSNDIALHVGQVDSDETLEVAVRMTGNGRIQGLSIPLTWNDSAVEPLSVRPGEVMARQGGQGMVLSPEPGVVDAALIGVRDQGLSGEGALAHVTFRVKGAGEPRIGLGEIIARDSENGQVLVAGSVGGTTPSAVPSVSGLAEIAPTPFNPATEVRFSLARGGGQGAGLRSAWSPRANAGGRDALGRRALGHVERHRRCRPLGRVRKLRRAYDRARPDGPPSHHAGQVAGSTTTGGVSFATPRPESTGS comes from the coding sequence GACGGCACCGGCGCCGAGCCCATCCTGCCGCTGAGCAACGCCGGGTGGAGCAGCATCGGCACCGTGTCCGCCGGCGATCCGCGGTCGTTCGTGGACGAGCCCGCCACGCGGGACTTCTACTACTACGCCGCCGTCGTCTACGACGGCTGTGGGAACGCGTCGGCGGTCTCCGGTCCGACCGGCGGCACCCTGAACTACCACCTCGGTGACGTCACCGATGGCGTGGTCAACGGTAACGGCAACAACGTCGTGGGCAGCGGGGACCTCTCGCACCTCGGTTTCAACTACGGTGCGACCCTGCCCCTCGGGACCAGTCTCAACTACCTCGACGTCGGGCCGACGAGCGACTTCTCGGTGGACGGCCTGCCGACGACCGACGACGTCGTGCAGTTCGAGGACCTGATGGTGTTCGCGATGAACTTCCAGGCGGTGAGCAAGCGCTTCGATGCGCCGGCACCGGCGACGAGCAACGACATCGCGCTGCACGTGGGTCAGGTCGACTCCGACGAAACTCTGGAAGTGGCCGTGCGGATGACCGGCAACGGTCGGATCCAGGGTCTGAGCATTCCCCTGACCTGGAACGACTCCGCGGTCGAGCCCCTCTCGGTCCGGCCGGGCGAGGTGATGGCGCGCCAGGGCGGTCAGGGCATGGTGCTCTCGCCCGAGCCGGGCGTCGTCGACGCCGCTCTGATCGGTGTGCGTGATCAGGGTCTGAGTGGTGAGGGTGCGCTGGCCCACGTGACCTTCCGAGTGAAGGGCGCTGGTGAGCCGCGGATCGGCCTCGGGGAGATCATCGCCCGTGATTCGGAGAACGGCCAGGTCCTGGTGGCCGGATCGGTCGGCGGAACGACTCCTTCGGCCGTTCCCAGCGTTTCCGGCCTCGCCGAGATCGCACCGACTCCCTTCAACCCGGCGACCGAGGTGAGGTTCAGCCTGGCTCGCGGGGGCGGTCAAGGTGCAGGTCTACGATCTGCGTGGTCGCCTCGTGCGAACGCTGGTGGACGAGACGCGCTCGGCCGGCGAGCACTCGGTCACGTGGAACGGCACCGACGGTGCAGACCGCTCGGTCGCGTCCGGAAGCTACGTCGTGCGTATGATCGCGCCCGACCAGACGGACCGCCGTCACATCACGCTGGTCAAGTAGCCGGCAGCACGACCACGGGCGGGGTGTCCTTCGCGACACCCCGCCCCGAATCGACTGGATCATGA